In Camelus ferus isolate YT-003-E chromosome 10, BCGSAC_Cfer_1.0, whole genome shotgun sequence, the following proteins share a genomic window:
- the DEAF1 gene encoding deformed epidermal autoregulatory factor 1 homolog isoform X3: MEDSDSAAKQLGLAEAAAVAAAAAVAAAAAAAAGGEAEEPVLSRDEDSEEDGDSEAERETRRVTAVAVMAAEPGHMDMGAEALPGPDEAAAAAAFAEVTTVTVANVGASADNVFTTSVANAASLSGHVLSGRTALQIGDSLNTEKATLIVVHTDGSIVETAGLKAPAAPLTPGPQSPPTPLAPGQEKGGTKYNWDPSVYAGELPVRCRNVSGTLYKSRLGSGGRGRCIKQGENWYSPTEFEAMAGRASSKDWKRSIRYAGRPLQCLIQDGILNPHAASCTCAACCDDMTLHTLPVQPSERDVGEWRVDRQLCSGPVRLFVPYKRRKRESELPPVPVKKDSPKNITLLPATAATTFTVTPSGQITTSGALTFDRASTVEATAVISESPAQGDVFAGATVQEAGVQPPCRVGHPEPHYPGYQDSCQIAPFPEAALPTAHPKIVLTSLPALAVPPSTPTKAVSPTVVGGLEMSEQRSWLYLEEMVNSLLNTAQQLKTLFEQAKQASSYREAAVAQARVQADAERKEDWKDHQHMCGQSAAVTVQGDEVHVAEGVMEKVTV; the protein is encoded by the exons ATGGAGGACTCGGACTCGGCCGCCAAGCAGCTGGGCCTGGCTGaagcggcggcggtggcggccgCGGCCgctgtggcggcggcggccgcggccgcggcaggaggagaggcagaggagccGGTGCTCAGCAGGGACGAGGACTCGGAGGAGGACGGAGACTCGGAGGCGGAGCGCGAGACGCGGCGGGTGACGGCCGTGGCGGTGATGGCCGCCGAGCCCGGGCACATGGACATGGGCGCCGAGGCCTTGCCTGGCCCCGACGaggccgccgcggccgccgccttCGCAG AGGTGACCACCGTAACTGTGGCCAACGTGGGCGCCTCTGCGGACAACGTCTTCACCACATCGGTGGCCAACGCCGCCTCCTTGTCAGGACATGTGCTG TCGGGTAGGACAGCCCTTCAGATTGGGGACAGCCTGAACACCGAGAAGGCCACCCTGATCGTTGTGCACACGGATGGGAGCATCGTGGAGACTGCTGGGCTGAAGGCACCCGCTGCCCCCCTCACTCCAG GCCCCCAGTCTCCTCCGACTCCTCTGGCTCCCGGCCAAGAAAAGGGTGGAACCAAGTACAACTGGGACCCGTCGGTGTACGCCGGGGAGCTGCCGGTGCGGTGCCGGAACGTCAGCGGCACCCTCTACAAGAGCCGGCTGGGCTCTG GAGGCCGGGGCCGGTGCATCAAGCAGGGGGAGAATTGGTACAGCCCAACGGAGTTTGAAGCCATGGCGGGCAGGGCCAGCAGCAAGGATTGGAAGAGGAGCATCCGCTACGCTGGGCGGCCGCTGCAGTGCCTCATCCAG GACGGGATCCTGAACCCTCACGCGGCCTCCTGCACCTGTGCTGCCTGCTGTGATGACATGACCTTG CACACATTGCCCGTGCAGCCTTCAGAGCGTGACGTCGGCGAGTGGCGCGTGGACCGCCAGCTGTGT AGCGGCCCGGTCCGGCTCTTTGTCCCCTACAAAAGGCGCAAGAGGGAAAGCGAGCTGCCCCCGGTGCCGGTCAAGAAGGACTCACCCAAGAACATCACCCTGCTCCCGGCCACTGCCGCCACCACCT TCACCGTGACCCCCTCAGGCCAGATCACTACCTCCGGCGCGCTGACCTTTGACCGGGCGTCCACTGTGGAGGCCACCGCCGTCATCTCggagagcccagcacagggcGACGTCTTTGCCGGAGCCACAG TGCAAGAGGCGGGGGTGCAGCCCCCCTGCAGGGTCGGCCACCCGGAGCCGCACTACCCAGGGTACCAGGACAGCTGCCAGATTGCACCGTTCCCCGAGGCAGCGCTGCCAACCGCTCACCCCAAGATAG TGTTGACCTCCCTGCCGGCCCTGGCGgtgccaccctccacccccaccaaagcCGTCTCTCCCACGGTGGTCGGCGGGCTGGAGATGTCAGAGCAGCGGAGCTGGCTGTACCTGGAGGAGATGGTCAATTCCTTGCTCAACACGGCGCAGCAGCTGAAGACGCTATTTGAACAAGCCAAGCAGGCCAGCTCCTACCGAGAGGCCGCCGTGGCCCAGGCCCGCGTTCAGGCTGACGCGGAGCGGAAAGAG